The proteins below are encoded in one region of Hordeum vulgare subsp. vulgare chromosome 3H, MorexV3_pseudomolecules_assembly, whole genome shotgun sequence:
- the LOC123445066 gene encoding protein IQ-DOMAIN 13-like, translating into MGKKGSGWITALKKAFTTNPKDKPTNVQLVAQYPQPPQQYRGSARDKKRWGFGRSRQHADPAPLMSIPLYRQPSSIEKILGDAEMERQYYGRPPAQYQITPAKPTTATVAATAPTTPAVREREREREWGRDRERDRERDAGADKQQRQQHAAVLQLPAPPSSPPPLIRRFDHDREQQQRLQRLQQGRAEMAEWRQPPPQQHMRTRARQRAVAPEQARAAAVAIQAAFRGYSARRSYRSLRGLIRLQAVVRGPSVRRQTAHAMRCMQTLVRVQSQVRASRVEAMERRNLRHGATLRDGRMWRSGSQDGGMWDDSLLSRDEADARTKRKAEAVMKRERALAYSYSHQVMKSTPMAAHAILADLQSGRNPWWWSPIDRSSHEREYPRHVEPAVSRPRPTLAVARREMSMSMMTPMSTAGHREMNTHMMMTPMSMSMSTTTAHREMNMMTPISTTAAHRQMSMATPMTTAANTPARSVASAYYKQPSKPARGARGAAPPSSHGGGSVRDDESLTSCPAFGVPNYMTPTMSASAKARARAHVLQQQLEKERRAAEQKPRFSFGLGQSIGSWAKSPFWRGGGVGDQSAAPSRVGTPAASTAGGGGRHKHRRSVSGLSVDSTVSMPAGVGRRSFK; encoded by the exons ATGGGGAAGAAGGGAAGCGGCTGGATCACTGCGCTCAAGAAGGCCTTCACCACAAACCCCAAGGACAAGCCAACAAAT GTGCAGCTGGTAGCGCAGTACCCGCAGCCACCGCAGCAGTACCGGGGGAGCGCGAGGGACAAGAAGCGATGGGGGTTCGGGCGATCGCGGCAGCACGCCGACCCGGCGCCGCTGATGAGCATCCCGCTGTACCGGCAGCCGAGCAGCATCGAGAAGATCCTGGGCGACGCCGAGATGGAGCGGCAGTACTACGGCAGGCCGCCGGCGCAGTACCAGATCACCCCCGCCAAGCCCACCACCGCCACCGTCGCCGCCACGGCGCCGACCACGCCCGCGGTGCGCGAGCGCGAGCGGGAGCGGGAGTGGGGGCGTGATCGCGAGCGTGACCGGGAGCGCGACGCCGGCGCCGACaagcagcagcggcagcagcacgCGGCGGTGCTCCAGCTGCCCGCGCCGCCGTCCTCTCCGCCCCCGCTCATCCGGCGGTTCGACCACGACAGGGAGCAGCAGCAGAGGCTGCAGCGGCTGCAGCAGGGCAGGGCCGAGATGGCCGAGTGGCGGCAGCCGCCGCCGCAGCAGCACATGAGGACGCGCGCGAGGCAGCGGGCCGTGGCGCCGGAGCAGGCCCGCGCGGCCGCAGTGGCAATCCAGGCCGCGTTCCGGGGCTACTCAGCGCGCCGGAGCTACCGGTCGCTGCGGGGCCTGATCCGGCTGCAGGCGGTGGTGCGCGGCCCGAGTGTGCGGCGGCAGACGGCGCACGCGATGCGGTGCATGCAGACGCTGGTGCGCGTGCAGTCCCAGGTGCGCGCCAGCCGCGTGGAGGCCATGGAGCGGCGCAACCTCCGGCACGGCGCCACGCTCCGCGACGGCCGCATGTGGCGCTCCGGCTCGCAGGACGGCGGCATGTGGGACGACAGCCTGCTGAGCCGGGACGAGGCGGACGCCCGGACCAAGCGCAAGGCGGAGGCCGTCATGAAGCGCGAGCGAGCCCTCGCCTACTCCTACTCCCACcag GTGATGAAGTCGACGCCGATGGCGGCCCACGCGATCCTGGCTGACCTCCAGTCGGGCCGGAACCCTTGGTGGTGGTCGCCAATCGACCGCAGCAGCCACGAGCGCGAGTACCCCCGCCACGTCGAGCCCGCCGTCAGCCGGCCCAGGCCCACGCTCGCCGTCGCGCGCCGCGAgatgagcatgagcatgatgacgcCGATGTCCACGGCCGGGCACCGCGAGATGAATACGCACATGATGATGACGCCGATGTCGATGTCGATGTCGACGACGACCGCGCACCGCGAGATGAACATGATGACGCCGATCTCGACGACGGCCGCGCACCGCCAGATGAGCATGGCGACGCCGATGACGACGGCCGCGAACACGCCGGCGCGGTCGGTGGCGTCGGCCTACTACAAGCAGCCCAGCAAGCCCGCGCGGGGCGCACGAGGGGCGGCGCCGCCGTCGAGCCACGGCGGCGGGAGCGTCCGCGACGACGAGAGCCTGACGAGCTGCCCGGCGTTCGGCGTGCCCAACTACATGACGCCGACCATGTCGGCGTCGGCCAAGGCCAGGGCGCGCGCGCacgtgctgcagcagcagctggaAAAGGAGCGGCGCGCGGCGGAGCAGAAGCCCAGGTTCTCGTTCGGGCTCGGGCAGAGCATCGGGAGCTGGGCCAAGAGCCCCTTCTGGAGGGGCGGCGGCGTCGGGGACCAGTCTGCCGCGCCGTCGCGGGTGGGCACGCCGGCGGCGTCCACGGCGGGCGGGGGCGGCCGGCACAAGCACCGGCGGTCCGTCAGCGGGCTCAGCGTCGACTCCACCGTGTCCATGCCGGCCGGCGTCGGCCGGCGGTCATTCAAGTAG